Proteins from a genomic interval of Acomys russatus chromosome 19, mAcoRus1.1, whole genome shotgun sequence:
- the C19H2orf16 gene encoding uncharacterized protein C2orf16 homolog: MALGWELVIPLPASLSFIILVLLVSGILEVFSWCRSQKQVAPKTKASKQQTQKLTASEAEEARLRFIGNDEVMGISGLNIDWTQEYALWTVYKRLGRILRQLENARETLVEQSLHESQTVSSSSVSDFVAQKVVSPGYCCKKGKRYSEYSTSSGSSNISSSLSSFPVLYEGTTLQFHSNSGPVSPPKAPSVSGNQGTPQSTFKMTDPENSGFFQDLSVLPPLHGPNSILNESPGPPVRSPLQLSPSVRGDLEGHISWKASALQKKLVPLPVKKSLEMLNDLAEVPGVSEQESPKTQLPIPVPQRAEESTYRSPGVSSFHLLKKDPKHLSEQSIEQRVIGLPEKRVQPQKAQVPKVELTPKMPYSAKDSMKVTPLPLRQVVDLMGISPEAHSEVIKSVRFFPKPLTPGQSHQDMDSSKFTPWRKELGCSKDLATNEDSSITSPRCMEHIHSAAPQDLQGDINMVELTPRPSLEDTKSVNLAPKQCSQNISSDKVAHITVLEDMKASLVEGTSLIPEALVETVKVGELIPSTHLDAVKLLEVSPNSSHHIPEPEGLTLQQQASKVRVTPATCHQMVESLELTRSSLAMTPAPLTPNSESMEMSLSPLQEGLETQAVKGRKETPESRHAVKNTPDLLPKSEVTNINSEGMAPEPQPPDVKLARVTLESDSEVTNSSEITLRSEHKNPVNIRLILPKLDHTQGTTAETYSEVGSLGLTLEPGARCERSESLAQNLKSSELSELTSEPSTLVVEPTELTTGPKPHIKDVIPRPQLHKVGFRQLDTESQFSHEQSVSLTQLSSRGVVEPEKANPETWLQGSSLKELIKGTQPPKVKSMNLNVGLQQPIVNSGLIPGPQLQSIRFQNSYQGLNLQRETPVNLISDPSYHPVRPDDVTSFSPQPGIRLTDFFSDPKALEAQPHHVTPVEVNQEPCLQTVKISDLTPEPKHHGFKNTQFIPGVLLQERKSQGFIPQSLRPLRQEPPALPTEGQDLSRMKSATQTSELRYPSGLSLGVSPRLWQQDTKFSDLAPGPKLEGVKFGKQSTGLVLTGVTSETPQLVTHVPKLTKMTPGLQDTRQANFNSGPLLKDVKFFDAPRTQLQGVKIPQLNLGPQLESVKLSEWTKQTERQRMKPELTVQESLFRGIKHVTGNQVPGFEDKMPCRVACDPQIANAGSMRLTSGINLAHADHSELIRRPQAQGIGSSELIQGPVEVSKQEKLTAVEITSGPNLEAMKSMQLRSSSELGQVKCMLSAAGMQAGDRKQDRESVILTPGQCLGRIKSTVVSPSSSQPVDIKTVSISGSRIKDLKIVGLFGDIQPQDANAMGFKHEPQKLGEHPVTSVSGVLSQENPMEGAQGPQLQGIKPKAVTSQPQITDRKHAVTSCLEQQSLKPGAVAKIQEIQGMEFAGLASKQQRQGMEPIDLTPVPGQDGQILINSPDWKCGTFNQLNKQFDSDQESKPADVKSREINSKVQFKDLSFELAPKPAVHRVEGNEQQHGVQVPSVKPCQLTPAPQIHQAKVSELRSQQQWPGVKTVLLTTESQTGSTKSTQWIPISEFQNEKRRESNLKSQSQGVGPTEPEPSTQWRGVKSSELTDRSKDRGEKSVAFHLEPQLQQVKTSLLAIGLQKPKTFNLTSEPQPQGLETAEVTKEPRVESIRSIQWIPGPEFHGAKFLGLNCGLSSQGVKSTERKQSTLLGVGKPPEVILEPKHQGKKSVDFKPESELKREENRASTSEPQPQGVKNVPLQYGTQLENTKPVQWSPLSDFQLKKSMLNLGVQSIGITHKELKPSAQLIDEKTSDPLTTRPKIQGIQPSVPADEYSSHKFKSIDFNFELQFKRIKPCDPALRSKVSDIKSATVKPRFHCEDRNSAELTPGIQPQEVKPLGSCPGTQPQDVTSLVLKPESQSSQVKRGVFSQRPQSQNNKNTELKSAKVSELALQTKPQGRKPELQSGSQWQRAKCPDLTPETKSQKMKCVELSHSSPLEGKSLTDLTMETKIQNEIKPNLKLEGEKPDSTPKKLILGTRSVGLDSRPHLQESKYPELVMGTELQGADAMGQHFASIKSSQVVTPTKSQSGTSVNFNFGPQTLNKNPFELVQGKNIEPSQVCTETKLLDDSSLEFKHEPRLQGRKSNDWSHCKNVMSPNTGMEDADSSELHPGPDLQGIKSKVFYLGPHFKDVNSACFPNADSQYINSSRCTPGSHWQASKSACVPEPKPQCINSVCTPASHLHGMNSSTCLSGSKLHCIDSTGCNSKARFQDVNSSASSLGSSPQCAKSAECKPEAHLQSVGHSTSVPSVPIESRDQIINYVSVSPKPLDQMLKSALIPKPLFLTAKSDDLAPGPCPQVIEPIGVTTSSSIKVKECLDLLPRPHLQEQETPMELTPRATVEMNSAEFILQQTSPLEEPTVLTREQRLHAERSLGLKTESPKAMEIEDLNEELVCPNSNKEMMTSEKLQAENYFSRVIHSPSNPFITGSVKSTEFGHLQGSWMPKGSRTLSMKNLGVGILQPAEPYTDSIIFKLSALLLALHNQPRDKAENTVGPPYPEIWERDLISKKGAKKKHMEEFGDSLHSASPYPLRFLPEEFQTGIGTRRSPLRSFLGRRQNVWESHVCRQRLPRKYLSSMLMLGSVLGSTMEKKLCSQPFLTEGSTMEICRSIQNLFGVPDELMEFSQSLLERGPRTVSQNSVKNYIQRHICCHKKRTPLKTWTRSSTSSIIRQYSGTRLGIKKTDSKLSQTFQEVPQQEPASCSGPQSPALVRPESTLGILYNMDDHPLSRKESKTSQNDSQARTCESLTANSLPLANTDISEQLNMLKELKLKVAAKLLRSQIPNNVPPPPSSGLVLKYPTCLKCGRWSGINCCHKFQSAFGPSLLIYPKLHLLRTPEGHGEVQCHLAFKVESGKRPQVSKYRRRNRAGPRKGTTLPPRQKPKTSNVASRSPALKRDFQSSSSPSAASVQGHIRQTQWGSRGVGAKTEAKDNKICQDGTRDKSRLRKSSPLKYPKKTTTKGPKTENTNLYKKSGMTKENPSRTRTDLSKNKSITSCQESTSSSKKQPEKSSKPKFIQLPFQGLRSKILQKSLRILHSFRQKFEDRTKPDNWCSSKNMHTKQTAKDSCPTRASTPVAKHRATGSIPKQEDKLQETSDQRTQAQQSKQVNALQPRPLQLQKTMISKRDVSIQDKDSSRAKKNYSDDIPISELKSNVGAEFQAQEKIVADSPLNKTLQSHFKEKRTQEEEHHGFFGERALCYKSERAHRSLSERTPRNVSEKRHYSPSQRKHSSPSERTLRSLPDRRHHSPAHQSLFKERGHSQSERRQSSPSQQSPWSPSRRSHQSPSGRNLCGPPERRGHSPSAKSPHSLSGRSQQSSSPQRCPSPSKSFYVNLTQRTGGSSLERTHGHLSEKTSSSPSGRKSHTSSERTPYLICNDTVHRPSSKLIRRPEQTHSSPSEPFSSHSERSQSSPTDIDTQLLWSRLYAQAGHESGSGSSWCHLAT, from the exons ATGGCATTAGGTTGGGAGCTAGTTATCCCACTGCCTGCCAGTCTCAGCTTTATAATTCTCGTTTTGTTAGTTAGTGGAATTTTGGAGGTGTTTTCTTGGTGTcggagccagaagcaggtggcACCCAAGACAAAG gCTTCGAAGCAACAGACCCAGAAGCTCACAG cttcagaggcagaagaagcCAGGCTACGTTTTATCGGAAATGACGAAGTGATGGG TATTTCAGGATTGAATATTGACTGGACCCAGGAATACGCACTGTGGACAGTATACAAGCGTCTTGGACGGATCTTACGACAATTGGAAAATGCAAG gGAGACACTTGTGGAGCAAAGTCTACATGAGTCCCaaactgtgtcttcttcctctgtctctgactttgtggCTCAGAAGGTTGTCTCACCTGGCTACTGCTGTAAAAAGGGAAAGCGTTATAGTGAGTACAGCACGTCCTCTGGATCCTCCAACATCAGCTCGAGcctgtcttctttccctgtcCTTTATGAAGGAACAACTTTGCAATTCCACAGCAATAGTGGACCTGTTTCCCCTCCAAAGGCACCCTCTGTGTCCGGGAACCAAGGCACACCCCAGAGTACTTTTAAGATGACAGATCCTGAAAATTCAGGGTTTTTTCAGGATTTGTCAGTTCTTCCTCCCTTACATGGGCCAAATTCTATTTTGAATGAGAGCCCGGGACCGCCAGTACGGTCTCCactccagctctctccttctgtcagaggagaCCTGGAAGGGCATATATCTTGGAAGGCTTCTGCTTTGCAGAAAAAACTAGTACCTCTGCCTGTGAAGAAATCTTTGGAAATGCTCAATGATCTGGCAGAGGTACCAGGGGTCTCTGAACAAGAGAGCCCCAAGACTCAGTTGCCTATACCCGTTCCTCAGAGAGCTGAGGAAAGTACATACAGATCTCCAGGTGTTTCATCGTTTCATTTACTGAAAAAGGATCCAAAGCACCTGTCAGAACAGAGTATAGAACAGAGGGTCATAGGTCTTCCAGAAAAGAGGGTACAGCCACAAAAGGCACAAGTACCTAAAGTGGAACTGACACCCAAGATGCCGTATTCAGCCAAAGACAGCATGAAGGTCACGCCTCTGCCACTGCGTCAGGTTGTGGACTTAATGGGAATCAGCCCAGAAGCACACTCAGAGGTGATCAAATCTGTGAGGTTTTTTCCAAAGCCATTGACTCCAGGACAGTCTCATCAGGACATGGACTCTTCAAAATTCACCCCATGGCGCAAAGAATTGGGCTGTTCAAAG GACCTGGCCACAAATGAAGACTCCTCCATCACATCACCAAGAT GTATGGAACACATCCATTCAGCAGCACCACAGGACTTGCAAGGGGATATCAATATGGTGGAGTTGACCCCAAGACCATCACTAGAAGATACAAAATCTGTAAATTTGGCCCCAAAACAATGTTCACAGAACATCAGCTCTGATAAGGTAGCCCACATTACGGTGCTTGAAGACATGAAGGCTTCACTCGTAGAAGGTACAAGTTTAATTCCTGAGGCCCTGGTGGAAACTGTGAAAGTTGGTGAGTTGATCCCAAGCACACACCTTGATGCAGTAAAACTTTTAGAAGTGAGCCCCAACTCAAGTCATCACATCCCAGAACCAGAAGGGCTGACCCTACAGCAGCAAGCCTCAAAAGTGAGGGTGACCCCTGCTACCTGTCATCAGATGGTAGAATCTTTAGAGTTGACACGGTCGTCATTAGCAATGACTCCAGCACCACTGACCCCAAACTCAGAGTCTATGGAAATGAGCCTGTCACCACTCCAAGAAGGTCTTGAAACCCAAGctgtaaaaggaaggaaagagactcCAGAGTCACGACACGCAGTCAAAAATACTCCAGATTTGCTACCAAAATCAGAAGTGACAAACATAAACTCAGAAGGGATGGCTCCAGAGCCACAGCCCCCAGATGTGAAGTTGGCGCGTGTGACTCTAGAATCAGATTCAGAAGTTACTAACTCATCAGAAATAACTCTGAGATCAGAACACAAAAACCCAGTAAATATCAGATTGATATTGCCTAAACTGGATCACACACAGGGAACCACTGCAGAAACATATTCAGAAGTGGGGTCTCTGGGGTTGACTCTAGAACCAGGAGCACGATGCGAGAGATCAGAGTCattggcacaaaatttgaaatcttcAGAATTATCAGAATTAACCTCTGAACCGTCTACCCTAGTTGTAGAACCTACAGAGTTAACTACAGGACCCAAACCTCATATTAAAGATGTGATCCCAAGGCCACAGCTCCATAAAGTAGGATTTAGGCAACTGGATACAGAATCACAGTTCTCACATGAGCAATCTGTGAGTTTAACACAACTGTCATCTAGAGGAGTGGTAGAGCCTGAAAAGGCAAATCCAGAGACATGGCTACAGGGTTCATCACTAAAGGAATTGATCAAGGGGACACAACCTCCAAAAGTGAAATCCATGAATTTGAATGTAGGCCTACAACAGCCAATTGTCAACTCAGGATTGATTCCAGGACCACAATTACAAAGCATCAGATTTCAAAATTCATATCAAGGGTTAAACCTTCAAAGGGAAACACCAGTAAATCTCATCTCAGACCCCTCGTATCATCCTGTGAGACCTGATGATGTGACATCATTTTCTCCACAGCCTGGAATCAGGTTAACAGACTTTTTTTCAGATCCAAAGGCCCTAGAAGCACAACCACACCACGTGACACCTGTGGAGGTAAACCAAGAGCCATGCTTGCAAACTGTGAAAATTTCTGATCTGACCCCAGAGCCCAAGCACCATGGTTTCAAAAATACGCAGTTCATCCCAGGTGTTCTGCTTCAGGAGAGGAAGTCTCAGGGATTTATACCACAATCCCTAAGGCCACTAAGGCAGGAGCCACCTGCTCTGCCTACAGAAGGACAGGACCTTAGCAGAATGAAATCCGCAACACAAACCTCTGAACTGCGGTATCCAAGTGGGCTGTCTCTGGGTGTAAGCCCAAGACTGTGGCAACAAGATACTAAGTTTTCTGATTTGGCTCCAGGGCCAAAACTTGAAGGAGTCAAATTTGGGAAGCAAAGCACAGGACTGGTGCTTACTGGTGTAACTTCTGAGACTCCACAGTTAGTGACTCATGTTCCCAAACTAACAAAGATGACTCCAGGGTTACAAGATACGAGGCAGGCGAATTTTAACTCAGGGCCTCTCCTAAAAGATGTCAAATTTTTTGATGCACCAAGAACTCAACTTCAAGGTGTGAAAATTCCACAGCTAAACTTGGGCCCACAGTTAGAAAGTGTAAAATTATCTGAATGGaccaaacagacagagagacaaaggatgAAGCCAGAGTTGACAGTACAAGAGTCTCTGTTTCGAGGCATAAAACACGTTACAGGGAATCAAGTACCTGGCTTTGAAGACAAAATGCCATGTAGAGTGGCATGTGATCCACAGATAGCGAATGCAGGATCGATGAGACTGACTTCTGGGATAAACTTAGCACACGCAGATCATTCTGAGTTGATCAGAAGACCACAGGCCCAAGGTATAGGATCTTCTGAATTGATCCAAGGACCTGTGGAGGTCTCAAAGCAAGAAAAGCTGACAGCTGTAGAGATAACATCAGGGCCAAATTTGGAAGCTATGAAATCTATGCAGTTAAGGTCAAGTTCAGAGCTGGGACAAGTCAAATGTATGCTGTCAGCTGCAGGGATGCAAGCAGGAGATAGAAAACAAGATAGGGAATCTGTGATTTTAACCCCAGGACAATGTCTAGGAAGGATAAAATCTACTGTGGTATCCCCAAGCAGTTCCCAGCCAGTAGATATAAAAACTGTGAGTATTTCAGGTTCAAGGATTAAAGACTTGAAAATTGTGGGTTTGTTTGGTGATATACAGCCTCAGGATGCAAATGCCATGGGTTTCAAACATGAACCACAGAAGCTCGGGGAGCATCCTGTGACCTCTGTATCAGGAGTGCTGTCTCAAGAGAATCCTATGGAGGGCGCTCAAGGGCCGCAACTGCAAGGCATAAAGCCCAAGGCAGTGACTTCACAACCTCAAATTACAGATAGGAAACATGCGGTTACCTCATGTTTGGAACAGCAGAGTCTAAAACCTGGGGCTGTGGCCAAAATACAAGAGATCCAAGGGATGGAATTTGCAGGACTAGCCTCAAAACAACAGCGTCAAGGGATGGAACCTATTGATTTAACTCCTGTACCTGGACAGGATGGCCAGATATTGATAAACTCACCTGATTGGAAATGTGGGACTTTCAACCAACTGAACAAACAGTTTGACTCAGATCAAGAATCCAAACCTGCAGATGTAAAATCCAGAGAGATTAACTCTAAGGTGCAATTCAAAGATTTGTCATTTGAATTGGCGCCTAAACCAGCTGTGCATAGGGTAGAAGGCAACGAGCAGCAACATGGCGTACAGGTGCCAAGTGTGAAACCTTGCCAGTTGACTCCAGCACCACAAATTCATCAGGCAAAAGTCTCGGAGTTAAGGTCCCAGCAACAGTGGCCAGGGGTGAAAACTGTATTACTAACTACAGAATCACAGACCGGAAGCACAAAGTCTACTCAATGGATACCAATATCtgaatttcaaaatgagaaaCGCAGAGAGTCAAACTTGAAGTCACAGTCTCAAGGTGTCGGGCCTACAGAACCGGAGCCATCTACACAATGGAGAGGTGTGAAGTCATCTGAATTGACTGACAGGTCAAAAGATCGAGGAGAAAAATCTGTGGCATTTCATCTTGAGCCACAGTTGCAGCAAGTAAAAACCTCTCTGCTAGCAATAGGGCTTCAGAAACCAAAAACTTTCAACTTAACTTCAGAGCCACAGCCTCAGGGTCTCGAAACTGCGGAGGTAACCAAGGAGCCACGGGTTGAAAGTATAAGATCTATTCAGTGGATaccaggacctgagttccatggtGCAAAGTTCTTAGGACTAAACTGTGGTTTATCATCTCAAGGTGTCAAGTCTACAGAACGGAAACAATCCACACTGTTGGGAGTTGGGAAGCCACCTGAAGTGATTCTGGAGCCAAAACATCAAGGGAAAAAATCTGTGGATTTTAAACCAGAGTCAGAGCTAAAAAGGGAGGAAAATCGTGCATCAACCTCAGAGCCGCAGCCTCAAGGTGTGAAAAATGTGCCATTACAGTATGGGACACAGCTTGAAAATACAAAACCTGTTCAGTGGAGTCCGCTGTCTGACTTCCAGCTTAAGAAATCTATGCTGAATCTTGGGGTACAATCTATAGGCAtcacacacaaagaattaaaaCCCTCAGCACAACTAATAGATGAGAAGACGTCAGATCCATTGACTACAAGGCCCAAGATACAAGGCATACAACCTTCCGTGCCAGCCGACGAATATTCATCTCACAAGTTCAAAagtattgattttaattttgagCTACAATTTAAAAGGATAAAACCATGTGACCCAGCATTAAGGTCAAAGGTCAGTGATATAAAATCAGCGACAGTCAAACCCAGGTTTCATTGTGAAGACAGGAACTCTGCTGAATTGACCCCTGGAATACAGCCACAGGAAGTAAAACCCCTAGGGTCATGCCCAGGAACACAGCCTCAAGATGTGACATCTTTAGTGTTGAAACCAGAGTCACAGTCATCGCAAGTGAAACGTGGGGTGTTTAGCCAAAGGCCACAAtcgcaaaacaataaaaacacagagttGAAAAGTGCAAAAGTCTCTGAGTTGGCACTGCAGACAAAGCCTCAAGGTAGGAAGCCTGAGCTCCAGTCTGGGTCCCAGTGGCAAAGGGCAAAATGTCCTGACTTGACACCTGAAACAAAGTCCCAAAAGATGAAATGTGTCGAGCTAAGTCACAGCTCACCACTGGAAGGTAAGTCACTTACTGACTTAACCATGGAgaccaaaatacaaaatgaaatcaaaCCTAATCTAAAGTTAGAAGGTGAGAAACCAGATTCCACGCCAAAGAAATTGATTTTAGGCACAAGGTCTGTAGGGCTTGATTCGCGCCCCCATTTGCAAGAATCAAAATACCCTGAGCTGGTCATGGGCACAGAACTTCAAGGTGCAGATGCTATGGGACAACACTTTGCAAGTATAAAATCTTCTCAAGTGGTAACACCGACAAAATCCCAAAGTGGAACATCAGTGAACTTCAATTTTGGACCACAGACACTAAATAAAAATCCATTTGAATTGGTTCAGGGAAAAAACATAGAACCTTCTCAGGTGTGTACAGAGACTAAGCTTCTAGATGACTCATCTCTGGAATTCAAGCATGAGCCTAGATTGCAAGGTAGGAAATCCAATGACTGGAGTCACTGTAAAAATGTTATGTCACCCAACACTGGGATGGAGGATGCAGACTCCTCAGAGTTGCATCCTGGTCCAGACCTTCAAGGTATAAAGTCTAAGGTGTTCTACCTTGGGCCACATTTCAAAGATGTGAATTCTGCATGTTTTCCCAATGCAGATTCTCAATATATAAATTCCAGCAGGTGTACACCTGGGTCACATTGGCAAGCTAGTAAATCTGCATGCGTTCCAGAGCCAAAGCCACAGTGTATAAATTCGGTGTGCACCCCTGCATCACATTTGCATGGAATGAACTCTTCCACATGCCTTTCAGGATCAAAATTGCATTGTATAGATTCTACTGGGTGCAACTCTAAGGCACGTTTTCAAGACGTAAATTCTTCTGCAAGCTCCCTAGGGTCAAGTCCCCAGTGTGCAAAGTCTGCTGAGTGCAAGCCTGAAGCACATTTGCAAAGTGTGGGTCATTCGACATCAGTTCCATCGGTTCCAATAGAATCACGGGATcaaattataaattatgtaaGTGTTAGTCCAAAGCCACTAGATCAAATGTTAAAATCTGCATTGATTCCCAAACCACTGTTTCTGACGGCAAAATCTGATGACTTAGCACCAGGACCATGTCCTCAGGTTATCGAACCAATAGGAGTCACCACAAGTTCAAGCATTAAAGTAAAGGAGTGTTTGGATTTACTCCCGAGACCACATCTTCAAGAGCAGGAAACACCTATGGAGTTAACGCCAAGGGCAACTGTTGAAATGAATTCTGCAGAGTTCATCTTACAGCAGACATCTCCACTTGAGGAACCGACAGTGTTAACACGTGAGCAAAGGCTTCATGCTGAAAGATCTCTAGGGCTCAAAACAGAATCACCTAAGGCAATGGAAATTGAGGATTTGAATGAAGAACTGGTGTGTCCAAATAGCAACAAAGAAATGATGACATCAGAAAAACTACAAGCAGAGAATTACTTCTCTAGAGTCATACACAGCCCTTCAAACCCATTTATTACAGGCTCTGTCAAATCGACAGAATTTGGGCACCTTCAGGGATCTTGGATGCCAAAAGGATCAAGAACTTTGTCTATGAAGAACCTTGGGGTTGGTATTTTACAGCCTGCAGAGCCCTATACAgactctattatttttaaattatcagctCTTCTCTTGGCTCTCCATAATCAACCCCGTGATAAAGCAGAGAACACCGTGGGACCCCCATATCCTGAGATCTGGGAGAGGGACCTCATATCTAAGAAAGGAGCTAAAAAGAAGCACATGGAGGAATTTGGGGATTCACTCCATAGTGCTTCTCCGTATCCACTGAGATTCCTACCAGAGGAGTTTCAGACAGGAATAGGGACTCGAAGAAGCCCTTTGCGTTCTTTCCTGGGCAGACGACAGAATGTCTGGGAAAGCCATGTCTGCAGGCAGCGACTACCTAGGAAATATCTCTCCAGTATGCTGATGCTGGGGAGTGTTCTGGGAAGCACGATGGAAAAGAAGCTTTGCTCTCAGCCATTTTTAACAGAAGGATCCACTATGGAGATCTGTCGATCTATCCAGAATTTATTTGGGGTTCCAGATGAACTGATGGAATTTTCCCAGAGCCTGCTAGAGAGGGGTCCAAGAACTGTTTCACAGAATTCAGTTAAAAACTATATTCAGAGACATATTTGTTGTCACAAGAAGAGAACACCTTTGAAAACGTGGACACGCAGCTCCACCTCTTCCATAATACGGCAATACTCTGGCACTAGACTGGGAATAAAGAAGACAGACTCAAAGCTCAGTCAAACATTCCAGGAAGTCCCTCAGCAAGAGCCTGCCTCGTGTTCAGGGCCCCAGTCTCCTGCATTAGTGAGACCAGAGTCTACTCTTGGGATACTTTACAATATGGATGATCATCCTCTTTCCAGGAAGGAGAGTAAAACCTCACAGAATGATTCACAGGCAAGGACTTGTGAGTccctcacagcaaactctctccCCCTGGCCAACACTGATATCTCAGAACAACTCAATATGCTAAAAGAACTGAAGCTAAAAGTAGCAGCAAAACTCCTAAGGAGTCAAATACCCAACAACGTCCCTCCGCCTCCATCGTCAGGTCTTGTCCTAAAATATCCTACTTGCCTAAAGTGTGGCCGATGGTCAGGGATTAACTGCTGTCATAAGTTCCAGTCTGCTTTTGGGCCCTCTCTTCTTATCTATCCGAAGCTCCACCTTTTAAGGACCCCTGAAGGCCATGGTGAGGTTCAGTGTCATCTTGCTTTTAAAGTGGAATCTGGGAAAAGACCTCAAGTCTCAAAGTACCGAAGAAGAAACCGAGCAGGTCCACGGAAAGGCACTACATTACCACCACGACAGAAACCTAAAACCTCTAATGTGGCTTCTAGAAGTCCTGCTCTTAAAAGAGATTTCCAGTCCAGTTCATCCCCATCTGCTGCTTCTGTCCAAGGCCACATTAGACAAACGCAATGGGGCAGCAGAGGTGTGGGAGCGAAGACAGAGGCCAAAGACAATAAAATTTGTCAGGATGGAACACGGGACAAATCAAGGCTCAGAAAGAGCTCTCCCTTAAAATATCCAAAGAAGACAACCACTAAGGGgcctaaaacagaaaacacaaacctCTACAAAAAAAGTGGCATGACCAAAGAGAATCCTTCCAGAACACGGACAGATCTGTCTAAAAACAAGAGTATTACATCCTGTCAAGAAAGCACCAGTTCTTCAAAGAAACAGCCTGAGAAATCCTCCAAGCCCAAGTTCATCCAACTGCCTTTTCAGGGCCTAAGGTCTAAGATACTCCAAAAATCACTTAGAATTTTACATAGTTTTAGACAGAAGTTTGAGGACAGGACAAAGCCAGACAATTGGTGCTCAAGCAAAAATATGCACACCAAACAAACTGCCAAGGACTCTTGCCCAACACGGGCCAGCACGCCAGTTGCCAAGCACAGGGCAACAGGTTCGATCCCTAAGCAAGAGGACAAATTGCAGGAGACAAGTGACCAACGCACACAAGCTCAACAGTCGAAACAAGTGAACGCTCTCCAACCCAGACCTCTGCAGTTACAGAAGACCATGATCTCTAAAAGAGATGTCTCTATCCAGGATAAAGACAGTAGTCGAGCAAAGAAAAACTACAGTGATGACATCCCCATCTCAGAGCTTAAGTCCAATGTAGGAGCCGAATTTCAGGCCCAAGAGAAAATAGTGGCTGACTCCCCCTTGAATAAAACCCTGCAGAGTCATTTTAAAGAGAAGCGCACACAGGAGGAGGAACATCACGGCTTCTTCGGGGAGAGAGCCCTATGTTATAAGTCTGAAAGAGCCCATCGCAGCCTCTCTGAGAGAACTCCTCGAAATGTCTCTGAGAAGAGACATTAcagtccttctcagagaaagcacaGCAGTCCCTCTGAGAGAACCCTCAGAAGTCTCCCTGACAGGCGTCATCACAGTCCCGCACATCAAAGTCTCTTCAAGGAAAGAGGTCACAGTCAATCAGAAAGGAGACAATCTAGTCCTTCTCAGCAAAGCCCTTGGAGTCCCTCAAGGAGAAGCCATCAGAGTCCCTCAGGGAGAAACCTTTGTGGTcctccagagagaagaggacacagtCCCTCTGCAAAGAGTCCACACAGTCTTTCTGGGAGGAGCCAACAGAGTTCCTCTCCTCAGAGGTGTCCCAGTCCCTCAAAAAGCTTCTACGTTAATCTCACCCAGAGGACAGGAGGCAGTTCTTTGGAAAGGACCCATGGTCATCTCTCTGAAAAAACCTCTTCCAGCCCCTCTGGCAGGAAAAGTCATACCTCTTCTGAAAGAACGCCCTACTTAATATGCAATGACACGGTACACAGGCCTTCTTCCAAACTCATCCGCCGTCCTGAGCAGACTCACTCCAGTCCTTCTGAGCCCTTCAGCAGTCACTCTGAGAGGAGCCAGAGCAGTCCCACTGATATAGATACACAGTTGCTTTGGAGCAGGTTGTATGCACAAGCTGGCCATGAATCAGGGAGTGGCAGTAGCTGGTGCCATCTGGCCACCTGA